In one Solanum lycopersicum chromosome 11, SLM_r2.1 genomic region, the following are encoded:
- the LOC101249521 gene encoding uncharacterized protein, with protein sequence MYYRGNYMDSGDAREMGFKRQRIMDQGSSYYATPPGSSYMYNPPPPPPPPSYSYHGQPPPFPVVRLRGLPFDCSETEIADFLHGLDVVDVLLVHKGGRFTGEAYCVLGYPLQVDFALQRNRQNIGRRYVEVFRSKKDEYYKAIANEVYDSRGGSVPRARSIDESKDPAEHTGVLWLRGLPFSATKEDIIDFFKDFELEEKSIHITATFEGRPTGEAFVEFASADDSRAAMAKDRMTIGNRYIELFASSSEELEEAVSRGRVLDKPVDGRDPNEVTSILRMRGLPFSAGKDDILDFFKDFALNEDAIHVTFLSDGRPTGEAFVEFASTDDAKAALAKDRMTLGSRYVELFPSSIEDMNHAVSRGR encoded by the exons ATGTATTACAGAGG AAACTACATGGACAGTGGTGATGCCCGTGAAATGGGCTTCAAAAGGCAACGCATAATGGATCAAGGTTCCTCTTATTATGCTACTCCTCCAGGGTCAAGTTATATGTACaatcctcctcctcctccaccTCCACCGTCATACTCTTACCATGGACAGCCTCCACCATTCCCTGTTGTTCGACTCCGTGGCCTCCCATTTGATTGCTCAGAGACTGAGATTGCTGATTTCTTGCATGGTTTGGACGTAGTTGATGTGCTTCTTGTCCACAAAGGTGGAAGATTTACAGGGGAAGCATACTGTGTTTTGGGGTACCCTCTTCAAGTTGATTTTGCTCTTCAGAGAAACAGGCAGAATATTGgaagaagatatgttgaggttTTCAGAAGCAAGAAGGATGAATACTATAAGGCTATAGCCAATGAAGTTTATGATTCTCGCGGTGGTTCAGTTCCGAGGGCTAGATCTATTGATGAAAGCAAAGACCCTGCAGAACACACTGGCGTATTATGGCTGAGGGGATTGCCATTCTCAGCTACCAAGGAAGATATTATTGATTTCTTTAAAGATTTTGAACTTGAAGAAAAATCAATCCATATAACAGCTACTTTTGAGGGTAGACCTACAGGGGAAGCATTTGTTGAATTTGCTAGTGCAGATGATTCAAGAGCTGCAATGGCGAAGGACAGGATGACAATAGGGAATCGCTACATAGAGCTTTTCGCTTCATCGTCTGAGGAGTTGGAGGAAGCAGTTTCAAGGGGCAG AGTACTGGACAAACCAGTGGATGGGAGAGACCCGAATGAAGTCACGTCTATTTTGCGGATGAGGGGTTTGCCATTTTCTGCTGGCAAGGATGACATCTTGGATTTCTTCAAAGATTTTGCGTTGAATGAGGATGCAATTCATGTTACATTTCTTTCTGATGGAAGGCCAACTGGAGAAGCTTTTGTAGAGTTCGCAAGCACCGATGATGCAAAAGCAGCCCTGGCAAAGGATAGGATGACACTTGGAAGTCGTTACGTTGAGCTTTTCCCATCTTCAATCGAGGATATGAATCACGCTGTATCAAGGGGGCGGTAA